One genomic window of Punica granatum isolate Tunisia-2019 chromosome 1, ASM765513v2, whole genome shotgun sequence includes the following:
- the LOC116208805 gene encoding transcription factor TGA2 isoform X2 produces the protein MADASPRTDISTDDTDDKNQRFERGKAITVGASDSSDRSKDKTDQKTLRRLAQNREAARKSRLRKKAYVQQLESSRLKLTQLEQELQRARQQGIFISSSGDQAHAIGGNGAMAFDAEYARWLEDQNKKINELRSAVTAHASDTELRIIVDGVTAHYDEIFRLKGNAAKNDVFHLLSGMWKTPAERCFLWLGGFRPSELLKLLVNQLEPLTEQQVVSIRNLQQSSQQAEDALSQGMEALQQSLAETLSNGSLGNSGSSGNVANYMGQMAMAMGKLGTLEGFIRQADNLRQQTLQQMHRTLTTRQSARAILAIHDYFFRLRALSALWLARPRE, from the exons ATGGCCGATGCTAGTCCAAGGACTGATATTTCCACCGATGATACAGATGACAAGAATCAGCGG TTTGAAAGAGGTAAAGCCATTACAGTCGGTGCTTCTGACTCCAGTGATAGATCAAAGGACAAGACAGATCAGAAG ACTCTTCGTAGGCTTGCTCAAAACCGCGAGGCAGCTCGGAAAAGCCGCCTGAGGAAGAAG GCCTATGTGCAACAACTAGAGAGCAGCCGCTTGAAACTAACCCAACTTGAGCAGGAACTCCAGCGAGCGAGACAGCAG GGGATATTTATTTCaagctcgggagaccaagctCATGCTATTGGTGGAAATG GAGCCATGGCATTTGATGCAGAATATGCACGGTGGTTGGAAGACCAGAACAAGAAAATAAACGAACTTAGGTCTGCAGTGACTGCCCATGCGAGCGACACAGAACTCCGCATCATAGTTGATGGAGTCACCGCACACTACGATGAGATTTTCAGGCTCAAGGGTAATGCAGCAAAGAACGATGTCTTCCACCTATTGTCAGGAATGTGGAAAACACCCGCTGAGAGGTGCTTTCTTTGGCTCGGTGGTTTCCGTCCATCTGAACTTCTCAAG CTTCTTGTCAATCAATTGGAGCCTCTAACAGAGCAGCAGGTTGTTAGTATCAGAAACTTGCAGCAATCATCTCAGCAGGCAGAGGACGCGCTTTCTCAGGGCATGGAAGCACTGCAGCAATCCCTAGCCGAGACACTGTCCAATGGGTCCCTTGGAAATTCGGGCTCGTCCGGGAATGTGGCAAATTACATGGGTCAGATGGCAATGGCCATGGGAAAGCTCGGGACTCTCGAGGGTTTTATTCGCCAA GCCGATAACTTGCGGCAGCAAACACTGCAACAAATGCATCGAACATTGACAACCCGCCAATCAGCTCGCGCGATCCTAGCAATACACGATTATTTCTTCCGACTCCGAGCCCTCAGTGCCCTCTGGCTCGCTCGCCCAAGAGAGTGA
- the LOC116211606 gene encoding uncharacterized protein LOC116211606 gives MDMLGVADHKMKSSKREGKRRSSSGKNGIKVVYISSPMKVKTSASEFRAIVQELTGRDSDVARFMDGSSNEDDGQNRTEDHSSSHLNIKREEKDHLLSGVAYFGSDNMFSEDYNTYYFENDSPTTSESLVEQYDGNLFSMPHVERSFRENNFPFVFQESVLLDVFN, from the coding sequence ATGGACATGCTCGGAGTCGCCGATCATAAGATGAAGTCGAGCAAGAGGGAGGGCAAGAGGCGGTCATCCTCGGGGAAGAACGGGATCAAAGTCGTGTACATCTCCAGCCCCATGAAGGTGAAGACCAGCGCGTCCGAGTTCCGGGCGATTGTGCAGGAGCTCACGGGGCGGGACTCGGACGTGGCTCGGTTCATGGATGGTAGCAGCAACGAGGATGATGGACAAAACAGAACTGAGGATCATTCCAGCTCCCACCTCAATATTAAACGCGAAGAGAAAGATCATCTGTTGAGTGGCGTGGCCTACTTTGGGTCCGATAATATGTTTTCCGAGGATTACAATACTTACTATTTCGAGAACGACTCGCCGACCACTTCAGAATCGTTAGTCGAGCAATACGATGGGAATCTATTTTCCATGCCTCACGTCGAGAGGAGCTTCAGGGAGAACAATTTTCCGTTTGTTTTCCAGGAATCTGTGTTGCTAGATGTGTTTAATTAA
- the LOC116201066 gene encoding DNA-directed RNA polymerase I subunit 2 gives MGGKRPGAVEDYEELRELFRHHIESFDHTVESGLETMFLGIKPVVVTDTFTNKKLKISLGHPEVYPPQKEGNSKAMSNRLLPYECRQARISYSGKFAADICFQYDDGPVIREKINLGQFPIMLKSKLCHLSDADPQKLVSCKEEASEMGGYFILNGLERVVRLLILPKRNYPMSMLRNSFRDRQDGYTDKAVVIRCVREDQSSVSIKLYYLQNGSARLGVWIQGREYLLPVAVVLKALVDTSDHEIYASLTSCSTEKHERVKGAVGTQLVGERAKIILDELRDLALFTRQQCLQHIGEHFKAVMNGLENASSDVVGKAMLKDYIFVHLNNNYDKFNLLIFMVQKLFSLIDQTSIADNPDALQNQEVLLPGHLITIYLKEKLEDWLQKGKKLLQDEINKTSKNFDFCSLKDVKKVIEKNPSKNIGAAIENMLKTGRLVTQTGLDLQQRAGYTVQAERLNFLRFLSHFRAVHRGASFAGMRTTSVRKLLPESWGFLCPVHTPDGEPCGLLNHMTRACRIASFFDTKGNIRDFFKIRKSIVDILIAVGMTPSLPKLVLAGPPEVIHVLLDGRVVGFVPSAEIEKIVAYLRRLKLSTTSLIPDDLEVGYVPLSFGGAYPGLYLFTNPSRFVRPVKNIAAADESQNIELIGPFEQVFMEIKCPDSGDGGRRSEFPATHEEIHPTVMLSVVANLTPWSDHNQSPRNMYQCQMAKQTMAFSSQAIRFRADQKLYHLQTPQTPIVRTKTYTKYCIDEFPTGTNAIVAVLAYSGYDMEDAMILNKSSVERGMFHGQIYQMETIDLAEQSRRSNRTQRSFKRSNIDRSNKSRIDADGLPFIGQMIHPGEAYCSIYDDVAEKTITRVKKGTESVYVDYVAIDGKKQKNLEKANIRFRHPRNPVIGDKFSSRHGQKGVCSQLWPDIDMPFSGTTGMRPDLIINPHAFPSRMTIAMLIESIAAKVGSLNGEFVDATPFASSVKDPKGESVSESESLVDQIGSRLRKHGFNYHGVEVLYSGVYGTELPCEIFIGPVYYQRLRHMVSDKFQVRSTGTIDQVTRQPIKGRKRGGGIRFGEMERDSMLAHGAAYLLHDRLHTCSDYHTADVCSICGSILTTTFIQPQQRAVRQISGLPPARAPKKVMCHACQMSKGMEKVAMPYVFRYLAAELAAMNIKMTLHLSNGAGA, from the exons ATGGGAGGGAAGAGGCCGGGTGCGGTGGAGGACTACGAGGAGCTCAGGGAGCTCTTCAGGCATCACATAGAGTCATTCGATCACACCGTGGAGTCCGGTCTTGAGACCATGTTCCTCGGCATCAAGCCCGTCGTGGTTACCGACACTTTCACCAACAAGAAGCTCAAAA TTTCGCTGGGTCATCCCGAGGTATATCCACCTCAAAAGGAAGGCAATTCAAAAGCAATGTCTAATCGTTTGCTCCCTTATGAG TGTAGACAAGCAAGGATCTCATATTCAGGGAAGTTTGCAGCAGATATTTGTTTTCAATATGATGATGGACCAGTTATACGGGAGAAGATCAATCTTGGGCAGTTTCCAATAATGTTAAAG TCAAAACTCTGCCATCTAAGCGATGCTGATCCCCAGAAATTGGTTTCGTGCAAGGAGGAGGCTTCAGAGATGGGTGG ATACTTTATATTAAATGGGCTTGAGAGAGTTGTTCGGCTTCTAATATTGCCAAAGAGGAACTAT CCAATGAGTATGCTGCGGAATTCATTTCGTGATAGACAAGACGGATACACTGATAAAGCAGTTGTAATAAG GTGTGTGAGAGAAGATCAGTCTTCTGTGTCAATTAAGCTGTACTACCTTCAAAATGGGAGTGCTAGACTGGGAGTTTG GATTCAGGGAAGAGAATATTTGCTTCCTGTGGCTGTTGTATTAAAG GCACTTGTCGATACCTCCGATCATGAAATCTATGCAAGTTTGACAAGCTGTTCCACTGAGAAACATGAGAGGGTGAAGGGTGCTGTTGGCACTCAGCTTGTAGGAGAAAGAGCAAAGATAATTCTCGATGAACTTCGAGATTTGGCTCTTTTTACCAGACAACAATGCCTTCAACATATAG GAGAGCACTTTAAAGCGGTCATGAATGGACTGGAAAATGCTAGTTCTGATGTT GTTGGAAAGGCTATGCTGAAGGACTACATATTTGTTCACCTTAATAATAACTATGATAAGTTCAATTTACTCAT CTTTATGGTGCAGAAGCTTTTCTCTCTTATTGATCAGACATCAATAGCAGATAATCCAGATGCTTTGCAAAATCAGGAAGTCTTACTTCCTGGCCACCTAATTACAATCTATCTCAAG GAGAAACTAGAGGATTGGCTCCAAAAAGGTAAAAAGCTCCTCCAGGATGAGATCAACAAGACGAGCAAAAACTTTGACTTCTGCAGCT TGAAAGATGTAAAGAAGGTCATTGAAAAAAACCCAAGCAAGAATATTGGTGCTGCCATAGAGAATATGTTGAAGACTGGAAGGCTGGTTACTCAAACCGGATTGGATTTACAGCAG aGAGCAGGTTATACAGTTCAAGCAGAGAGGCTTAATTTCCTTCGTTTTCTTTCGCATTTCCGTGCTGTACATCGGGGTGCTTCTTTTGCTGGTATGCGAACTACAAGTGTCCGAAAGTTGTTACCTGA ATCTTGGGGTTTTCTCTGTCCTGTGCACACACCTGATGGAGAACCTTGTGGCCTGCTGAATCACATGACTCGTGCCTGTC GGATAGCATCATTCTTTGATACAAAAGGGAATATCAGagatttctttaaaattagaaaatctatcGTGGATATTCTCATTGCTGTTGGAATGACTCCTTCACTACCGAAGCTTGTCCTAGCTGGTCCTCCGGAAGTTATTCATGTCCTTTTGGATGGTCGTGTTGTTGGCTTTGTGCCCTCTGCTGAGATTGAGAAAATCGTGGCTTATTTGCGGAGATTAAAACTATCCACTACTTCTTTG ATTCCTGATGATCTTGAAGTAGGATATGTTCCTTTGAGTTTTGGTGGAGCATATCCTGGTCTATATCTCTTTACAAATCCATCAAGATTTGTACGGCCTGTTAAAAATATTGCAGCAGCAGATGAAAGTCAGAATATTGAGCTTATTGGTCCATTTGAACAG gtATTTATGGAAATTAAGTGTCCTGATAGTGGAGATGGAGGACGGAGAAGTGAATTTCCAGCAACTCATGAAGAAATCCATCCAACTGTAATGCTCAGTGTTGTAGCTAATCTGACGCCTTGGTCAGATCATAATCAGAGCCCACGAAATATGTATCAGTGTCAG ATGGCAAAACAAACAATGGCCTTCTCTTCACAAGCAATTCGCTTCCGTGCAGATCAAAAGCTGTATCATCTTCAG ACTCCTCAAACTCCCATAGTACGTACAAAGACGTATACAAAGTACTGCATAGACGAATTCCCAACGGGAACAAATGCAATTGTTGCTGTGCTGGCTTATTCTGG ATACGATATGGAGGATGCCATGATCTTAAACAAGTCATCAGTAGAACGCGGGATGTTTCATGGACAAATATACCAG ATGGAAACCATTGACCTGGCTGAGCAAAGCAGAAGATCCAACCGGACACAAAGATCATTTAAAAGAAGCAATATTGATAGATCCAACAAATCTCGGATTGATGCTGATGGACTCCCATTTATTGGTCAG ATGATTCATCCTGGTGAGGCCTACTGTAGCATCTACGATGATGTGGCTGAGAAGACCATAACTCGTGTAAAAAAGGGCACGGAGTCTGTTTATGTGGACTACGTTGCCATCGATgggaaaaaacagaaaaatctTGAAAAG GCGAATATCCGGTTTCGGCATCCTAGAAATCCAGTGATCGGTGACAAATTCAGCAGCAGGCACGGGCAAAAAGGTGTTTGCTCACAGTTGTGGCCCGATATTGACATGCCCTTTTCTGGAACAACAGGAATGCGCCCCGATTTAATTATAAACCCGCATGCTTTTCCTTCACGAATGACCATTGCTATGCTCATAGAGTCCATTGCTGCAAAG GTAGGAAGCTTAAATGGTGAGTTTGTTGATGCGACTCCGTTTGCTAGCTCGGTGAAGGACCCAAAAGGAGAGTCTGTATCTGAATCAGAGTCGCTTGTTGATCAGATTGGTTCTAGGTTGCGGAAGCATGGTTTTAATTACCACGGTGTTGAGGTACTATACAGTGGAGTTTATGGAACAGAACTCCCGTGCGAGATCTTCATTGGACCCGTTTATTATCAACGTCTAAGGCACATGGTATCCGACAAGTTTCAG GTTCGGTCGACTGGCACCATAGACCAAGTGACTCGACAACCCATCAAGGGAAGGAAGAGGGGTGGGGGTATCCGTTTCGGTGAGATGGAGCGGGACTCCATGCTTGCTCATGGAGCGGCGTATTTACTACACGATAGGCTCCACACATGCTCTGACTACCACACAGCTGATGTGTGTTCCATCTGCGGAAGCATCCTCACGACCACATTCATTCAGCCCCAGCAGCGCGCAGTCCGGCAGATTAGTGGGCTCCCACCTGCCCGGGCCCCGAAGAAGGTCATGTGCCATGCATGTCAAATGAGCAAAGGGATGGAGAAGGTTGCTATGCCCTACGTCTTCAGATACCTGGCCGCTGAGCTAGCTGCTATGAATATCAAGATGACACTTCATTTAAGCAACGGAGCCGGGGCATGA
- the LOC116208883 gene encoding peptidyl-prolyl cis-trans isomerase CYP22, which yields MASTGNGGGGGVEWHVRPPNPKNPVVFFDITIGTIPAGRIKMELFADIAPKTAENFRQFCTGEHRKAGLPVGYKGCHFHRVIKDFMIQAGDFLKGDGSGCISIYGHKFEDENFIAKHTGPGLLSMANSGPNTNGCQFFITCAKCDWLDNKHVVFGRVLGDSLLVVRKIENVATGPNNRPKLPCVISECGEM from the exons ATGGCGTCAACTGGcaatggaggaggaggaggagtcgAGTGGCACGTTCGGCCACCGAACCCTAAGAACCCCGTCGTCTTCTTCGACATAACCATCGGCACCATCCCCGCAGGCAGAATCAAGATGGAGCTCTTCGCCGATATTGCTCCCAAAACTGCTGAGAACTTCAG GCAATTTTGCACTGGCGAGCACCG AAAAGCTGGGTTGCCTGTTGGGTACAAGGGGTGCCACTTCCATAGGGTGATCAAGGATTTCATGATTCAAGCTGGAGATTTTTTAAAG GGCGATGGAAGCGGATGCATCTCTATATATGGACATAAGTTTGAGGATGAGAATTTCATTGCTAAACATACTGGTCCAGGTCTATTGTCGATG GCAAATAGTGGACCAAATACTAACGGTTGTCAG TTCTTCATAACTTGCGCAAAGTGTGACTGGCTCGACAACAAGCACGTCGTATTTGGG AGAGTGCTCGGAGACAGTCTTTTGGTGGTCAGAAAGATCGAGAACGTGGCGACCGGACCTAACAACAGACCGAAACTGCCATGTGTCATATCTGAATGTGGAGAAATGTGA
- the LOC116201073 gene encoding probable protein arginine N-methyltransferase 3: MAGNLDQEAHIADPESEEDFEDDEEEEEAEDWDDWSAEDGEESSSGLLCLFCDANFSSCSPLFDHCASLHRFDFHRVKEALALDFYGAFKLINYVRSQVAENRCWSCGLVFPSKHDLQDHLHETIDFEKVKPLSFDDRYLKPFLQEDSLLYSFDEDGEGEDDCPVVVDKEELAMELKNLGELSIDGDNLLEKAESSSGSIDGNVLKGAADVSSSDLNTAGSAKDAIVSRADIRAQIGLSNGKHKDERVVSSHKKLAASDVRRVNESYFGAYSSFGIHREMLSDKVRMDAYSQAILGNQSLFNGAVVMDVGCGTGILSLFAAQAGASEVIAVEASEKMAAVATQIAKDNHFWHSPNGSINNKGGVVKVVNGMVEELDKCIQLQPHSVDVLLSEWMGYCLLYETMLSSVLSARDRWLKPGGAILPDTATIFAAGFGRGATSLPFWERVYGFDMSTIGKEIVEDAARNPIVDVMSESDLVTNPVIVQTFDLVTMKPDEVDFTASIELETSSSPTENQATTMCYGVVLWFETGFTSRFCREQPAVLSTSPHTLKTHWAQTILTFREPIAMLPRKADDTDKRSQGAGIEGSPAEKIHLRVSIVRAPEHRSIDISLEAAAICSDGRKVTYPVQIFNLS; this comes from the exons ATGGCAGGAAACCTTGACCAGGAAGCTCACATTGCGGACCCAGAGTCTGAGGAGGATTTCgaagatgatgaagaagaagaagaggctgAGGATTGGGACGACTGGAGCGCCGAAGATGGCGAAGAATCGAGCTCAGGCCTCCTCTGCTTATTCTGCGACGCCAATTTCAGCTCTTGCTCTCCCCTCTTCGATCACTGCGCTTCATTGCACCGCTTTGATTTCCACAGAGTGAAGGAAGCCTTGGCCTTGGATTTCTATGGCGCGTTCAAGCTCATCAACTATGTTCGTTCCCAG GTGGCAGAGAACAGATGTTGGAGCTGCGGTCTTGTCTTTCCTTCCAAACATGATCTACAGGACCATCTTCATGAAACAATTGATTTCGAGAAGGTTAAACCCTTGTCATTTGATGATAGGTACCTAAAGCCTTTCCTTCAAGAGGATTCACTCTTGTACAGctttgatgaagatggagaaggagaagatgatTGCCCAGTGGTAGTTGACAAGGAGGAACTTGCTATGGAACTGAAGAATCTTGGAGAATTATCGATCGATGGCGATAATCTCCTTGAGAAGGCTGAATCCTCTTCTGGGTCCATTGATGGGAATGTACTGAAGGGAGCTGCCGACGTTTCCTCCAGTGATTTGAATACAGCAGGGTCTGCAAAGGATGCAATAGTCAGTAGAGCCGACATAAGAGCACAAATTGGTTTGTCGAATGGAAAACACAAGGATGAGAGAGTCGTTAGCTCGCATAAGAAACTCGCTGCTAGTGATGTTAGGAGGGTGAATGAGAGTTATTTTGGAGCATACAGTTCTTTTGGCATCCACAGGGAAATGCTTAGTGATAAG GTTAGGATGGATGCCTACAGCCAAGCCATCTTGGGAAACCAATCCCTCTTCAATGGTGCAGTTGTCATGGATGTAGGTTGCGGTACTGGCATATTGAG TCTGTTCGCAGCTCAAGCTGGAGCATCAGAGGTTATTGCAGTTGAGGCAAGTGAGAAGATGGCGGCTGTGGCAACTCAG ATTGCGAAAGACAACCACTTCTGGCACAGTCCCAATGGCAGTATTAATAACAAAGGTGGTGTCGTTAAAGTAGTAAATGGAATGGTTGAGGAGTTGGATAAGTGCATACAACTTCAACCTCATTCTGTAGATGTTCTGCTGAGTGAATGGATGGGATACTGTTTGCTCTACGAGACAATGCTCAGCTCAGTTCTTTCGGCACGGGATAGGTGGCTGAAGCCAGGAGGTGCTATCCTCCCTGACACAGCAACAATA TTTGCCGCAGGATTTGGAAGGGGTGCTACAAGTCTTCCATTTTGGGAAAGGGTCTATGGCTTTGATATGTCTACTATTGGCAAGGAAATTGTTGAAGATGCTGCTCGGAACCCTATAGTTGATGTCATGAGTGAGAGCGATTTAGTGACCAACCCAGTCATTGTCCAG ACTTTTGACCTTGTCACCATGAAACCCGATGAAGTTGATTTTACTGCAAGCATCGAGTTGGAAACGAGTTCATCGCCCACGGAAAACCAAGCAACGACCATGTGTTATGGAGTTGTCCTCTGGTTTGAGACTGGTTTCACAAGCAGGTTCTGCAGAGAACAGCCTGCGGTCTTGTCCACATCGCCGCACACTCTCAAAACCCATTGGGCACAGACCATCTTAACCTTCCGAGAACCCATTGCAATGTTGCCTAGAAAGGCTGATGACACTGACAAGAGATCACAAGGAGCTGGCATTGAAGGCTCCCCTGCCGAGAAAATTCACTTGAGGGTTAGTATTGTCCGTGCTCCTGAGCACCGCAGCATCGACATATCCCTGGAGGCTGCTGCCATTTGCTCTGATGGTCGGAAAGTAACTTATCCTGTACAAATATTTAACCTATCTTAG
- the LOC116208805 gene encoding transcription factor TGA2 isoform X1: MPSFDSHLPLSDTNSAESTIQPHCISDFGERDQSAGLPLQNSVNVSGSTRYNSATQNIQASVSDPVHTANLKKCSQSQKGQSLNLVSIPRSNIENWGESNMADASPRTDISTDDTDDKNQRFERGKAITVGASDSSDRSKDKTDQKTLRRLAQNREAARKSRLRKKAYVQQLESSRLKLTQLEQELQRARQQGIFISSSGDQAHAIGGNGAMAFDAEYARWLEDQNKKINELRSAVTAHASDTELRIIVDGVTAHYDEIFRLKGNAAKNDVFHLLSGMWKTPAERCFLWLGGFRPSELLKLLVNQLEPLTEQQVVSIRNLQQSSQQAEDALSQGMEALQQSLAETLSNGSLGNSGSSGNVANYMGQMAMAMGKLGTLEGFIRQADNLRQQTLQQMHRTLTTRQSARAILAIHDYFFRLRALSALWLARPRE; this comes from the exons ATGCCGAGTTTTGATTCTCATTTGCCTCTTTCCGATACAAA TTCTGCAGAAAGCACAATACAACCTCACTGCATTTCTGATTTTGGGGAAAGAGATCAGTCTGCTGGACTCCCCTTGCAAAATTCTGTCAACGTGAGTGGAA GTACTCGATATAACTCAGCCACGCAAAACATCCAAGCTTCTGTTTCAGATCCTGTTCATACTGCAAATTTAAAGAAG TGTTCGCAATCGCAGAAGGGTCAGTCATTGAATCTGGTCTCTATCCCCCGCAGTAACATAGAGAACTGGGGCGAGTCCAACATGGCCGATGCTAGTCCAAGGACTGATATTTCCACCGATGATACAGATGACAAGAATCAGCGG TTTGAAAGAGGTAAAGCCATTACAGTCGGTGCTTCTGACTCCAGTGATAGATCAAAGGACAAGACAGATCAGAAG ACTCTTCGTAGGCTTGCTCAAAACCGCGAGGCAGCTCGGAAAAGCCGCCTGAGGAAGAAG GCCTATGTGCAACAACTAGAGAGCAGCCGCTTGAAACTAACCCAACTTGAGCAGGAACTCCAGCGAGCGAGACAGCAG GGGATATTTATTTCaagctcgggagaccaagctCATGCTATTGGTGGAAATG GAGCCATGGCATTTGATGCAGAATATGCACGGTGGTTGGAAGACCAGAACAAGAAAATAAACGAACTTAGGTCTGCAGTGACTGCCCATGCGAGCGACACAGAACTCCGCATCATAGTTGATGGAGTCACCGCACACTACGATGAGATTTTCAGGCTCAAGGGTAATGCAGCAAAGAACGATGTCTTCCACCTATTGTCAGGAATGTGGAAAACACCCGCTGAGAGGTGCTTTCTTTGGCTCGGTGGTTTCCGTCCATCTGAACTTCTCAAG CTTCTTGTCAATCAATTGGAGCCTCTAACAGAGCAGCAGGTTGTTAGTATCAGAAACTTGCAGCAATCATCTCAGCAGGCAGAGGACGCGCTTTCTCAGGGCATGGAAGCACTGCAGCAATCCCTAGCCGAGACACTGTCCAATGGGTCCCTTGGAAATTCGGGCTCGTCCGGGAATGTGGCAAATTACATGGGTCAGATGGCAATGGCCATGGGAAAGCTCGGGACTCTCGAGGGTTTTATTCGCCAA GCCGATAACTTGCGGCAGCAAACACTGCAACAAATGCATCGAACATTGACAACCCGCCAATCAGCTCGCGCGATCCTAGCAATACACGATTATTTCTTCCGACTCCGAGCCCTCAGTGCCCTCTGGCTCGCTCGCCCAAGAGAGTGA